CATAAGTCGGACGATCGTAGGGCATTTTGTGCCAATATTCATAGCCAATTTTCACAGGATGATGTTTTACATAGTTGTAATCATTCAAAATGCTGGTCGCGCGGTTTTGAATTGCACGACCGACTTCCCAACCACTGACAACAACAGGTACCTTGTCTGGCCAGAGAGCGTATAATGTACGAGCTGCGGGAACGTCTATTTTGACGTTATATTCATGGAACGAATCAGGCTTGCTCTTATCAAAACGACCAATCATCTGTGAAAGCAATTTGACTTTTCGCGCTACTAGTTCCTGTCCTGTCAAAGGACTGTATTTATCCCCAGGAGATTGTAACAAACGCGCGATGTTCGTTGAGAACCCCACAACAACCATCACAACAGAACGATCTGCTTGCGCAGCGAGTGTTTTTCGTAATACGTTTACAGCCTCGGGAATATCTTCTGCACGCTGAAATTGGCGAGTAAAAACCGGCTTTCCATTTTCGGAATATTCAACCACCTTCCTCACATATGAACCATCCTTCGGAGTGACTCCTTTGTGAACGCGCCCCAGCGGAATGTCGGGGCGACCATAAAACGTATTCATCACATCACAATAGAGTGCTGAATAGGGATTATCCTTACTACTGGTAACAGCCAGGAGTTCACACTCTCCTCGTGACTGTAAAGAGTGGATCACAGCCAATGCCAGGGCATCATCTATATCATTCCCAATATCCGTATCAAAAATCAATTTGACAGGTGATCCCGCGATCGCAGAGGCCTGCATAGCATAATAACCCGAAATAAGAGCCAAACATGCAAGAATTGGTCGTATACCCATTTGTTTCTCTGATAATTTGAAGAACTCGGAGTTTGATTAGTTTAAGTCAGGATAGAGTCTCACTCTGAAAATGACAATCATTCACTACACAGATTCCATGATCTGGAATTCTTTGCCGGGGGACAACCGGTATGCAATGAAATCCCAGTGAAGATTTTGTATTATGAGTGTCCCCAAAATCATTTTTAAGTTGTATTTCAGGAAACGTTTTACGGACGACAAGGGTGTTATCAATGCCAGAACAGTGTTTTTTAGGAGTCGATTTAGGCGCTGAGAGCGGACGCGTATTAGCAGGAATTCTGGAAGAGAAACAGATCCGACTAGAGGAGATCTACCGTTTCAGCAATGGGCCCGTTCCGGTGGCAGGCACGCGCCGATGGAATGTCATCGGTCTCTGGTCATCAATTCTCAAAGGCCTGACGCTGGCAGCCCAAAAATACGGCGATCGCATCATTTCAGTAGGAGTCGATACCTGGGGAGTTGACTATGCAATCCTTTCGCAGAAGCAGGAACTCCTCGGACAACCCTATCACTATCGTGACCCCCGTACGGAAGGCATGTTGAATTTAGCAACATCTCGCGTGCCTCAACAGGAGATCTTCGATGCCACCGGACTGCAGTTTATGGAGATCAATACACTTTATCAATTGTTGTCGATGCAGCAGACCGATCCAGAATTATTAAATCAGGCGGAAACTTTTCTCATGATGCCTGATTTTTTCCACTGGCTGCTCTCAGGAAGCCAAGTCGTAGAGTTCACTAATGCAACCACGACACAATGCCTGAACCCCAAAACAGGAGATTGGGCCGTCGATTTGTTAAGGAAACTCGAGATTCCCACCAGTATGTTTCCCAAAATTGTTCCCCCCGGAACAAAGCTGGGGACGCTCCGCGATGAAGTCATGCAACAGACGGGACTTGGCAAAATCGACGTGATCACTCCTGCCACACACGATACTGCTTCCGCTGTCGCAGCCATCCCCACATCGCATACGGGGAATCCCGACTGGGCTTACATCAGCTCCGGAACCTGGTCATTGATGGGTGTCGAAGTAAATTCAGCGGTTCTTGGTAAACGAGCCTTTGAATTAAATGTCACCAATGAAGGAGGCATTGACGGAACCTACCGATTGCTGAAAAATATTATGGGGCTCTGGTTAGTTCAGGAATGCAGACGTGCCTATGAGCGTCGAGGAAAGACGCTGGACTACTCGGAACTCGCCGAGGCTGCTGCCTCAGCTGAGGCCTTTCGTTCTCTCGTTGATCCGGATGACACAAGATTTCTCAGTCCTGACGATATGCTGGAAGCCATCAAAGGTTTTTGTGAAGAAACCGGGCAACCAGTTCCAGAAACCGAAGGGCAGTTTATTCGCTGTACTCTGGAAAGCCTGGCTCTCAAATATCGCAAGGTTCTCGGCTGGCTGGAAGAACTGACAGGTGTCCCCATCGAAATCATACACATCGTCGGCGGAGGGACAAAAAACGAATTACTAAATCAGTTCACAGCAAACTCCTGCCAGATTCCTGTCGTGACAGGCCCCGTGGAAGCAACTGGGCTTGGAAATGTCTTAGTCCAGGCCAGAGCAGCAGGGTCCGTGAGTTCTCTGGCAGAAATTCGAGAAATTGTCAGAAATTCCACGGATACTCAAAAATATGAGCCACAAGACCAGGATCTCTGGGAACAGGCAAATCAACGATTTGACAGCCTTCTGAACGCCAGGTCGTAAACAGTGAGACAATCTGGTATTCACAAGCAGATGCTTGCTGTCTGTATTGGAAATCTATATCATCCCGATCTGTAAATATTTTTTACGACATTTATCCAGCTTCACATAGTAAGAGAGTAGAATAATGGGTCTATTTGACCGTTTAAAACGTGGCTTGGAAAAAACAAAAGAAGTTTTGCGAACCGATGTTCGTGACTTATTTAAAGCGGGTGAAATTCTGGATGATCAGAAGATCGAAGAATTCGAAGCCCGTCTGATTAAGACTGACATGGGAGTCGCATCCTCTTCTGCAATTTGTGAGGAAATTCGTAAAAAACATGGCGGTCGAACTGTCATTCTTGATGAAATTGAAGAAACAGTCAAAGAGAAACTCAGATCGTTACTCGAAGGCGAAGGCGATACCAAATGGGACCTCGAAGACCCTCTGTCGCCGCTGAATCAGAACCCAGACGGAGTCACCGTTATTCTAGTAGCCGGGGTCAATGGAGTCGGTAAAACGACTTCGATCGCAAAACTGGCCAATTTAATTCTCAAACAGAATAAAACCGTTTTATTAGCGGCTGGAGATACGTTTCGTGCTGCTGCTGTCGAGCAACTTACGATGTGGGCCAACCGGCTGGGATGCGATATTGTAACACGGCCAGACGGAACGGATCCTGCCAGTGTCGCCTATACCGGATGCGAACGAGCCTTGGAAACCGGTGTTGATTATCTGATCATCGACACAGCAGGAAGATTGCAAACGCACACGAACCTGATGGAAGAATTGCAAAAAATCAAACGGGTTATCAGCAAAAAGATCCCGAATGCGCCACACGAAAGTCTGTTAGTCCTGGATGCGACGACAGGCCAAAATGGGATCAGCCAGGCCGAGAATTTCACGAAAGCAGTCGAGTGCACGGGACTAATTTTAGCAAAATTAGATGGTACTGCCCGTGGCGGAGTCACTGTTGCCATCCGCCAGAAGATGGGCATCCCCGTTAAGTACGTCGGGGTTGGGGAGCAAATAGATGACTTGGAACTCTTTAACTCACAGGGGTTTGTAGACGCGCTGTTCGTCTGATGCCTCCAAAACAGGCTCGTCTTAAAGCCTTATTCATTTAGTACTTCTACAGAGTTGGTAACTCTACTTTTTCATCTTTGCATGAAAAACGCGCATACTTAATGATATTCATCATTTGTTAAAATATTCGGCTCCCGAAATATAGCGAACCATGCATGACCCTCCTGATCGTGCAAGATATTCTTGACGTATCTCTTTTCATCAAAACCACTACGGGAAATTCCGATATTCCGAGTTAGAGCCATCGTTTTATTAGCGCTCATTGTTTGGACCATGACAGGTCCTCTAGTTCTAACGATGGAATGTTTGATTAGACCGTCAGTATGGCTTCTATTAACTAAATGTTTTGGAAAGCATATACGCCTCCCTTCTGACGGTATGGAGACCAAGCACCTTACGCGTGTACTCAGGAGTTAAAATATGCAAACGTTGAAAGAATTCAAAAGAAAAGCCAGACTGACTGGGCTCCTCTTAAGTGGGCTGGGTCTCATGGCGGTATCACCCGCATTCGGTGGTGATGCTAGTTGTGCTCCTTCTTGCACACCAGCACAGCCCAAGGCTTGCTGCACCAAAGTGTACGAAGAAGCTGGTGACAAGCTGGCCACAGAACTGGAACGGTTATCAGCAGAGTGCTGTGCCCCCAAGACCTGTGCTCCAACCTGTACCGATCCCAACACCTGCTGTGGTGAAGAAGCATCCAGCGATGATGGCGATTGCTGCAGCGGACGTCTCACTCGTCTGTTCGACGACTGTGATGGCTGTGGTAATTTCCTCGAAGACAATGGCTGGAAACTCAGCGGTTGGTTGGAATTCGGTATTACCTTCAATGGCAACCGTCCACAAAACGATTTAAACACACCAGGTGTGGGATTCAACCAGGCTGACAGTCAGTTCATGTTGAACCAGCTCTACTTCGTTTTGGAAAAAGACGCTGCCGCCAACGAAGATTGCTTCGGTTGGGGTGGTCGTGTTGATATGGTTGTTGGTTCTGATGCTGCTGATACAGCAGTTTTCGGTGGTCCTAACAACACACCCAACTTTGACGGAACCTGGTCACAAAACGACACAGCAACTGCTAACCAGATCGGTCTGGCAATGCCTCAGTTGTACGCATCGTTATATGCTCCGATCGGGAACGGGGTGACATTGAACATCGGTCACTTCTACACCGTCATCGGATACGAAGTGGTGCCTGCTCCGGACAACTTCTTCTACTCACATGCTTATACCATGCAGTATGATGAGCCATTCACCCACACTGGTGCATTAGCCAGTACTGACCTGAGCGACAATATCTCTCTGACTGGTGGTATCACAACCGGTTGGGATGACTTCGAATCTCAGAACAACGAATGGAGTTTCCTCGGTTCTGTTGGCTGGACCAGCGATAGTGAAGATACTTCGCTGACATTTGCCATCAGCTCTGGTGGTGAAAACGATGCTTTCGGTGGAACTTCCAACCTGACTGTCTTCAGTATTGTTGCTCAACAAAAACTGAGCGACAATCTGTCTTACGTGTTCCAGCATGACCACATGTTCTACCGTAATGGAGACGTCAATGACCCAGGTCAGGACGCTGAAGCTTACGGCATCAACCAGTATCTGTTCTACGAAATGAGCGAATGTGCTCAAGC
This window of the Gimesia fumaroli genome carries:
- a CDS encoding nucleoside hydrolase — translated: MQASAIAGSPVKLIFDTDIGNDIDDALALAVIHSLQSRGECELLAVTSSKDNPYSALYCDVMNTFYGRPDIPLGRVHKGVTPKDGSYVRKVVEYSENGKPVFTRQFQRAEDIPEAVNVLRKTLAAQADRSVVMVVVGFSTNIARLLQSPGDKYSPLTGQELVARKVKLLSQMIGRFDKSKPDSFHEYNVKIDVPAARTLYALWPDKVPVVVSGWEVGRAIQNRATSILNDYNYVKHHPVKIGYEYWHKMPYDRPTYDLTSVLYAVRPDRNYFGLSMPGKFTINAQGKLEYSADTNGMQRYLTVTPEQIIRTQEVLESLSSQPPGP
- the rhaB gene encoding rhamnulokinase; this translates as MPEQCFLGVDLGAESGRVLAGILEEKQIRLEEIYRFSNGPVPVAGTRRWNVIGLWSSILKGLTLAAQKYGDRIISVGVDTWGVDYAILSQKQELLGQPYHYRDPRTEGMLNLATSRVPQQEIFDATGLQFMEINTLYQLLSMQQTDPELLNQAETFLMMPDFFHWLLSGSQVVEFTNATTTQCLNPKTGDWAVDLLRKLEIPTSMFPKIVPPGTKLGTLRDEVMQQTGLGKIDVITPATHDTASAVAAIPTSHTGNPDWAYISSGTWSLMGVEVNSAVLGKRAFELNVTNEGGIDGTYRLLKNIMGLWLVQECRRAYERRGKTLDYSELAEAAASAEAFRSLVDPDDTRFLSPDDMLEAIKGFCEETGQPVPETEGQFIRCTLESLALKYRKVLGWLEELTGVPIEIIHIVGGGTKNELLNQFTANSCQIPVVTGPVEATGLGNVLVQARAAGSVSSLAEIREIVRNSTDTQKYEPQDQDLWEQANQRFDSLLNARS
- the ftsY gene encoding signal recognition particle-docking protein FtsY, which codes for MGLFDRLKRGLEKTKEVLRTDVRDLFKAGEILDDQKIEEFEARLIKTDMGVASSSAICEEIRKKHGGRTVILDEIEETVKEKLRSLLEGEGDTKWDLEDPLSPLNQNPDGVTVILVAGVNGVGKTTSIAKLANLILKQNKTVLLAAGDTFRAAAVEQLTMWANRLGCDIVTRPDGTDPASVAYTGCERALETGVDYLIIDTAGRLQTHTNLMEELQKIKRVISKKIPNAPHESLLVLDATTGQNGISQAENFTKAVECTGLILAKLDGTARGGVTVAIRQKMGIPVKYVGVGEQIDDLELFNSQGFVDALFV
- a CDS encoding porin, giving the protein MQTLKEFKRKARLTGLLLSGLGLMAVSPAFGGDASCAPSCTPAQPKACCTKVYEEAGDKLATELERLSAECCAPKTCAPTCTDPNTCCGEEASSDDGDCCSGRLTRLFDDCDGCGNFLEDNGWKLSGWLEFGITFNGNRPQNDLNTPGVGFNQADSQFMLNQLYFVLEKDAAANEDCFGWGGRVDMVVGSDAADTAVFGGPNNTPNFDGTWSQNDTATANQIGLAMPQLYASLYAPIGNGVTLNIGHFYTVIGYEVVPAPDNFFYSHAYTMQYDEPFTHTGALASTDLSDNISLTGGITTGWDDFESQNNEWSFLGSVGWTSDSEDTSLTFAISSGGENDAFGGTSNLTVFSIVAQQKLSDNLSYVFQHDHMFYRNGDVNDPGQDAEAYGINQYLFYEMSECAQAGMRVEWWRDHNGTQLGNPGTDYYEITAGLNYKLNSCMRIRPEVRWDWADGADPWTTSDGGTKDSQFTVGTDVILIF